The proteins below come from a single Magallana gigas chromosome 10, xbMagGiga1.1, whole genome shotgun sequence genomic window:
- the LOC105343897 gene encoding lysophosphatidic acid receptor 1 — MFVNSSKMSWEGFSKPNKVVLGDTIQIPIGIVITSANLLSFVALYRCSRLSFQIRILAINLCVSDILIGVSMVLPARIYYINNCLYKKYIASAFVVVSSLTITMINLDRCLAIHYGIRYYTYMSKKVLTSVCVAFWVLSMVLSYLMYFNSNSEFGISCQPIFYVPKNSVIIAVSVFLVLIIASNVVMFTYLVRAVRKSLHVYHYRYGHVTDKYRDQQTIVIQKLVVITGCFIACSLPYIITTFPILGSDIPSRKRAHIVTGIILTMNSAINPFLYVWRLQETRYQMKRLLCFWNRSYTEKLEQRNKADTATYCINVIDSS; from the coding sequence ATGTTTGTCAACTCCAGCAAAATGTCCTGGGAAGGGTTTTCAAAACCAAACAAAGTAGTTCTTGGGGATACAATTCAAATTCCCATCGGGATCGTCATCACCAGCGCCAACCTGCTCTCCTTCGTGGCCCTCTACCGGTGTTCCCGGCTCAGCTTTCAGATCCGGATTTTGGCTATCAACCTGTGCGTGTCCGACATCTTAATAGGAGTCAGCATGGTTCTCCCAGCTCGGATTTATTACATCAACAACTGTCTCTACAAGAAGTACATCGCTTCGGCCTTTGTCGTTGTCTCCTCTCTCACAATTACAATGATAAACCTGGACAGGTGTCTAGCCATTCACTATGGGATCCGATACTACACCTACATGAGCAAGAAGGTTCTGACATCCGTTTGTGTGGCCTTCTGGGTCCTCAGCATGGTTTTGAGCTACCTAAtgtatttcaactcgaacagCGAATTTGGTATTTCCTGTCAACCTATATTTTATGTTCCAAAGAACAGCGTAATTATTGCTGTCAGCGTATTTCTGGTGCTGATTATCGCATCCAATGTGGTCATGTTCACTTACCTGGTACGGGCCGTGCGCAAGAGCTTACACGTGTATCATTACAGGTACGGCCACGTGACTGACAAGTACAGGGACCAGCAGACCATTGTAATACAGAAGCTTGTGGTCATCACCGGCTGTTTCATAGCGTGTTCGCTGCCGTACATAATAACAACGTTCCCGATTCTGGGTTCCGACATTCCCTCCCGCAAACGGGCGCACATAGTAACCGGCATCATCCTCACGATGAACAGTGCAATCAACCCCTTTCTGTACGTGTGGAGACTGCAAGAGACGCGGTACCAGATGAAACGTCTGCTGTGCTTTTGGAATCGGAGTTACACGGAGAAACTTGAACAGAGAAACAAGGCAGACACGGCCACTTACTGTATCAACGTCATCGATTCGTCATAG
- the LOC105343873 gene encoding acyl-coenzyme A thioesterase 1, translating into MPGVRISVDPQEALIDEEVDIRLEGLPPNGRVTIKASVKEGGIPMSSYGCYTATERGIVSVRDQASLEGTYTGVEPMGLFWSLKWEPSYTRCGRMIKYDVDTPLIVTLLVIDGHYSWENLFDPSIKPLAVIEVRRRYKHKSIRRIEVKHGSTRGSLFIPPGHGPFPGVIDIMGATGGLLHYRGASLASKGFVVLCLSYYKYEDLPKKPEDITFDYFIESTEWFLGLPEVKNDGIGIIAMSKGGMFSLLLCMHFHQIKAVVLSSSVTFVSDYPLKFSKGDIPNALHVVQNIRTTSEGEEILDVYQPTDDDFIKVWESSASVLCFVGDDDRCLNPAITERFIQLVPKEHKHRFQLLRYPDTGHFIDPPYSPCFRTSFHGLSGSVIAWGGSPKGSNLAQEDFWRRTVDFFSRRLGRGNARAVVPYKSSNL; encoded by the exons ATGCCTGGTGTTCGAATATCTGTGGACCCCCAGGAGGCCTTAATAGATGAAGAAGTGGACATCCGATTAGAAGGACTGCCCCCGAATGGAAGGGTCACTATCAAAGCCTCCGTTAAAGAGGGGGGAATCCCGATGTCGTCCTATGGGTGCTACACGGCCACAGAGCGGGGCATAGTCAGTGTGAGGGACCAGGCCTCATTGGAGGGGACATACACAG gCGTGGAACCTATGGGACTTTTCTGGAGTCTAAAATGGGAACCGAGCTACACAAGGTGTGGGCGTATGATTAAATATGACGTGGACACGCCCCTCATTGTGACGTTACTTGTGATTGACGGCCACTATTCTTGGGAGAATTTGTTTGATCCGTCCATCAAACCACTCGCAGTGATAGAGGTGCGCAGACGGTACAAGCATAAGAGTATTCGACGAATAGAAGTAAAGCATGGGTCGACGAGGGGATCACTGTTCATTCCCCCGG GACATGGGCCGTTCCCCGGGGTGATTGACATCATGGGGGCCACAGGAGGGTTACTTCATTACCGAGGGGCCTCATTAGCTTCAAAGGGATTCGTTGTTTTATGCCTGtcttattataaatatgaagACCTGCCAAAAAAACCAGAAGACATCACGTTCGATTATTTCATA GAGAGTACTGAGTGGTTTTTAGGCTTACCGGAAGTAAAGAATGATGGAATTGGTATAATAGCAATGTCCAAAGGAGGCATGTTTAGCTTATTGCTATGCATGCATTTCCACCAG atAAAAGCAGTGGTGTTATCCAGCAGCGTGACTTTTGTCTCTGATTATCCTTTGAAATTCTCCAAGGGAGACATTCCAAATGCCTT gCATGTGGTTCAAAACATTCGAACTACGTCTGAAGGTGAAGAAATCCTCGACGTCTATCAACCAACTGATGATGATTTCATCAAA GTATGGGAGAGTTCGGCGTCGGTCCTGTGTTTTGTTGGGGACGACGACAGGTGTCTGAACCCCGCCATCACAGAACGCTTCATACAGCTGGTCCCCAAGGAACACAAGCATCGGTTCCAGCTCCTCAGGTATCCGGACACCGGCCACTTTATCGACCCGCCATACTCGCCCTGTTTCCGGACATCGTTTCATGGATTGTCAG GATCTGTGATTGCCTGGGGCGGAAGTCCAAAGGGAAGCAATTTGGCACAGGAAGATTTTTGGCGGCGAACTGTGGACTTCTTCTCCCGTCGTCTGGGGCGCGGGAACGCACGTGCGGTGGTCCCTTACAAGTCTAGTAACCTCTAG